The following are encoded together in the Vanrija pseudolonga chromosome 7, complete sequence genome:
- the AAEL000265 gene encoding Protein crossbronx encodes MFSRVSAAVAPDSPSSSHASSAHHAQQQQQQQEVGPLLAAELAIEYQSLRAPGNCPTGMYLFPSPDTLLKWVGVFFVHRGPYAGAILRFTLAFQTSFPRTRPSVFFDSDVFHPLVEPKTREWTPRGRLAQWQPRVDHVAHLLRALKESFRMSALDAVTEHEASNRQVWSMYHHSRQTFLSLTAQRARQSATRQVLFGEPDAPSRPMSLPASPSLGGGSSSSTWNSHDDHHMIRFTELDDGAVSRLWGDMRRSLGER; translated from the exons ATGTTCTCAAGAGTATCCGCCGCAGTCGCCCCAGactcgccatcgtcgtcacacgcgtcgtcggcccaccacgcgcagcagcaacagcaacaacaggAGGTCGGGCCTCTTCTTGCTGCCGAACTCGCTATCGAGTA CCAGTCGCTGCGCGCACCCGGAAACTGCCCCACGGGCATGTACCTCTTTCCGTCGCCCGACACGCTGCTCAAATGGGTTGGCGTTTTCTTTGTCCACCGCG GTCCATATGCCGGCGCAATACTGCGTTTCACGTTAGCGTTTCAGACCAGCTTTCCGCGTACGAGGCCGAGTGTCTTCTTTGACTCTGATGTGTTCCATC ccctcgtcgagccaAAGACAAGAGAATGGACACCGCGCGGACGACTCGCCCAGTGGCAGCCAAGAGTCGACCATGTTGCCCACCTCTTGCGTGCGCTCAAGGAGAGCTTTAGGATGTCTGCACTCGATGCCGTGACGGAGCACGAAGCCAGCAACCGCCAAGTCTGGTC aaTGTATCACCACTCGCGGCAGACATTCCTGTCACTTACGGCGCAGCGTGCTCGCCAGTCGGCCACTCGGCAGGTGCTCTTTGGAGAACCCGACGCCCCGTCCAGGCCCATGTCGCTGCCCGCGAGCCCGTcactgggcggcggcagcagcagcagcacgtgGAACagccacgacgaccaccacatGATCCGGttcaccgagctcgacgatggCGCGGTTAGTCGCCTATGGGGTGACATGCGTCGAAGCCTCGGCGAGAGATAA
- the MAEA gene encoding Macrophage erythroblast attacher, with amino-acid sequence MPQPQTGIHGPLLLEEPLIRTPYELLRRSHRSAQRQVEKDFIAVQTQLSSLLKSFSGSDGDAATAQTKLDAASERVRGLKRKLDDLQPSAAAPSVLRDRLKHVDEALLAPKGAKVAEDKTLDRYIADHLLRTGRMKTARTLAESAGIESLVDLKLFAELTKIEKALLEKNSCAEALAWCGENRGTLKKQGSNLEFALRLQEFIELCRKRDTAGARAYAAKNLAQWAATPEMQQGATLLAFGETTGVPRYRKLYDRARWQQVQVQFRETFLGIYALPSQSLLALSLSAGLSSLRLPACVTTEVPGRAAAQAAPQPAAPLIPTAPNLLVLGLDGLAPADAAPAVAPVPTPTGDESAPPEPYAGNVDCPTCAEHMRVLAREVPLAHHVNSTLVCRITGDVMDSENEPMAFPNGNVYSSKALIQMAKEHHDVVTCPRTHEACAFTHLRKVYIS; translated from the exons ATGCCGCAACCACAGACAGGCATACACGGGCCtctgctgctcgaggagccgCTTATCAGG ACGCCTTACGAACTCCTCCGCCGATCCCACcgctcggcgcagcgacAGGTCGAGAAGGACTTTATCGCTGTACAG ACGCAActctcctccctcctcaAGTCGTTTTCCGGCTCGGACGGCGACGCAGCCACGGCGCagaccaagctcgacgcggcgtcggagcgcgtgcgcgggctcaagcgcaagctcgacgacctgcagccttcggccgcggcgccgagcgtgctCCGCGACAGGCTCAAGCATGTCGAtgaggcgctgctcgcgcccaAGGGGGCGAAAGTGGC TGAGGACAAGACACTCGACCGATACATTGccgaccacctcctccgcaccGGGCGCATGaagacggcgcgcacgctcgccgagtcggcgggcATCGAgagcctcgtcgacctcaagctGTTTGCCGAGCTCACCAAGATTGAGaaggcgctgctcgagaaGAACAGCTGCGCGGAAGCGCTGGCGTGGTGCGGCGAGAACCGCGGCACGCTCAAGAAGCAGGGG AGCAACCTCGAGTTCGCGCTCCGCCTGCAAGAGTTTATCGAGCTGTGCCGCAAGCGCGACacggcaggcgcgcgcgcatacGCAGCCAAGAACCTCGCCCAATGGGCCGCTACGCCAGAGATGCAGCAGGGCGCAACGCTGCTTGCGTTTGGCGAGACGACCGGCGTGCCGCGGTACAGA AAACTGTACGACCGCGCAAGGTGGcagcaggtgcaggtgcagtTCCGCGAGACGTTCCTGGGCATCTACGCGCTCCCGAGCCAGTCGCTGCTTGCGCTCTCCCTGTCGGCGGGGCTGAgctcgctccgcctcccgGCCTGCGTGACGACCGAGGTGCCAGGCCGGGCAGCAGCCCAGGCGGCCCCacagcccgccgcgccgctcatCCCGACCGCACCAAacctcctcgtgctcgggCTGGACgggctcgcgcccgccgacgccgcgccggcagtCGCGCCCGTGCCTACCCCCaccggcgacgagagcgcgccgccagaaCCGTACGCGGGCAACGTCGACTGCCCCACGTGCGCAGAGCACATGCGCGTGCTCGCTAGAGAGgtgccgctcgcgcaccaTGTCAACTCGACCCTCGTGTGCAGAATCACGGGCGACGTGATGGACAGCGAGAACGAGCCAATGGCTTTCCCCAACGGAAACGTCTACTCGTCCAAGGCGCTCATCCAGATGGCAAAGGAGCATCACGACGTCGTGACGTGTCCTAGGACACACGAGGCTTGTGCCTTTACCCACCTGCGCAAGGTCTACATCTCGTAG
- the UCHL3_1 gene encoding Ubiquitin carboxyl-terminal hydrolase isozyme L3 — protein MSQSKWVPLEASPDVFNDWSRALGLPNSPLSFQDLFSLDEEFLSFVPQPVKAVLLLFPSRGELAAAREKEESDGEGKWDGKDVWWIKQTIPNACGSIGLLHALLNLPEGALTPGSQLLKFKAATEALGRGYRLYRSGKAGAIAARLAHLRARALRSLYRLYLALDNPAHYQAMKHYEDRRRSRRALDRAKLLDEADFFESAHTAAAQAGQSAVPDDLDVDTHFIAFVQARNAKGELRVVELDGGREGPFDRGPSKDLLRDVAKIVQDKYIARAAGDINFNMIVLAGEEE, from the exons ATGTCGCAGTCCAAATGGGTCCCCCTCGAGGCCTCGCCTGAT gtGTTCAACGAC tggtcgcgcgcgcttggcctccCAAACTCGCCCCTCAGCTTCCAGGACCTCTTCTCCCTCGACGAAGAGTTCCTCTCGTTTGTCCCCCAGCCCGTCAaggccgtcctcctcctgttcccctcgcgcggcgagctcgctgccgcccgcgagaaggaggagagcgacggcgagggcaagtGGGACGGCAAGGACGTGTGGTGGATCAAGCAGACG aTCCCCAACGCCTGCGGCTCGATCGGCCTTCTGCAcgcgctcctcaacctccccgAGGGCGCGCTCACCCCCGGCTCCCAGCTCCTCAAGTTCAAGGCGGCCACCGAGGCCCTCGGGCGTGGGTATCGGCTGTATCGGTCgggcaaggccggcgcgatcgcggcgcgcctcgcaCATCTCCGCGCGCGGGCCCTGCGCTCCCTCTACCGTCTCTACCTTGCCCTCGACAACCCCGCACACTACCAGGCTATGAAGCACTACGAGGACAGACGAAGAtcgcggcgtg CTCTTGACCGCGCaaagctcctcgacgaggccgacttcTTCGAGTCGGCgcacacggccgccgcgcaggcgggcCAGTCGGCCGTccccgacgacctcgacgtcgacacaCACTTTATCGCCTTTGTGCAGGCACGCaacgccaagggcgagctgcgcgtcgtcgagctcgacggcggccgcgagggcccGTTCGACCGTGGACCGTCCAAGGACCTGCTTAGG GACGTCGCAAAGATCGTGCAGGACAAGTACATTgcccgcgcggccggcgacATCAACTTCAACATGATCGTCCtggctggcgaggaggagtaA
- the rrp4 gene encoding Exosome complex component rrp4, with amino-acid sequence MFKISRLPAETLPYADAVRAPVAAPMDIDDDLGEGTSLGGRRTVVTPGEVITSSKEYMRGHGTYVEDDNVVSSVAGTIERVNKLISVKALKSRYVPEVGDLVIGRIVEVGAQRWRVEANARQDAVLMLSSVNLPGGVQRRRVESDALKMREFLAEGDLLVAEVQAFFQDGAMSLHTRSLKYGKLRNGQLLPLPPRLVRRLKSHFYHLPPPCGPAGVDVILGLNGYVWVSLGTSQASREGGEGFDAEGVYRNENDEIDPESRQAITDVANVITTLANHDVPLSDALISEGYQWLRAADLEPGAPISKEVGDRLVYDLVLADE; translated from the exons atgTTCAAGATCTCGCGCCTGCCAGCAGAGACACTGCCatacgccgacgccgtgcgcgcgcccgtTGCTGCACCGATGGatatcgacgacgacctcggcgagggcaccAGCCTCGGCGGACGGCGGACGGTCGTGACCCCCGGCGAGGTGATCACGAGTTCGAAGGAGTACATGCG AGGCCACGGAACctacgtcgaggacgacaacgtcgtgtcgtcggtcgcgggCACGATCGAGCGCGTCAACAAGCTCATCTCggtcaaggcgctcaagtCGCGCTATGTTCCCGAAGTCGGTGACCTTGTCATTGGGCGTattgtcgaggtcggcgcgcagcgctggcgcgtcgaggcgaaTGCGCGCCAGGACGCCGTGCTCATGCTCTCGAGCGTCAACCTCCCCGGCGGtgtgcagcgccgccgagtcgagaGCGACGCGTTGAAGATGCGCGAGTTTttggccgagggcgat cTCCTCGTGGCCGAGGTCCAGGCCTTCTTCCAGGACGGCGCAATGTCCCTGCACACCCGCTCGCTCAAGTACGGCAAGCTGCGCAACGggcagctgctgccgctcCCTCCGCGCCTGGTCCGCCGTCTCAAGTCGCATTTCTaccacctgccgccgccgtgcggccccgccggcgtagacgtcatcctcggcctcaacggCTATGTCTGGGTCTCGTTGGGGACGAGCCAGGCGTCGCGCGAGGGCGGAGAGGGgttcgacgccgagggcgtgtaCCGTAACGAGAATGAt GAAATCGACCCAGAGTCCCGCCAGGCCATCACCGACGTCGCAAACGTCAtcaccaccctcgccaaCCACGACGTGCCCCTCTCAGACGCCCTCATCTCCGAGGGATACCAGTGGCTCCgggccgccgacctcgagcccgGCGCCCCAATCTCCAAGGAGGTTGGTGACAGATTGGTATACGATCTTGTTCTCGCCGATGAGTAG
- the STRN3_1 gene encoding Striatin-3, with the protein MQPVRREYAQSYPPRVYGAGGGAQQPQHLGGGQLQNGGITLGPGGSPVNHQPQLQHGPGGQGMVGGPQSADGQSNAAVPPPEMNLANVLHYLQSEWRRWERDRNEWEIERAEMRARIALLEGQRRSAENLKVDLLRRVKMLEFALRQERTKATGRPTSGTAALPPSRLAALKDEADASSSRDDKEGSGSSEGGDDIGTCTLAAIGGNAHASPSERPKSNGVHMSKQPSRPIPDTSAWKNLSGPPRDPKARARSREYLKQCLQEITYLTSPGALNPLPPRAPVVVEGGASSPPNGEAAGNVDRPTKNLPEQPIPSPYAQPSAEAAPAAEDSQATSSTSPPAAPSAVTATTAFAATAAVASATVAVSLANGSDEPKPSAAVNEETPAPPAPSTDTPADAPPSSPAPRTLPLPEGAEPPSVDGAAGLAPEPKQTLTAIYKPASKAAWREELRAANEAASKVPWPPRRSSDEESLANITLIEEEVKAEEAEGNSDRIWTTRRALKSHLDIVRSVALANGPDLALATVGDDCTVKVWSLDAPSIMSSSLRPLAAELEPVATYRGHTGPVTAVTISSSLGVIFSASADCTIRLWKLPARDHDPYAPYDPSTSLQTLEGHTDIVWDVCLLPPRTDKSTASNGPLKRTAVEKQLISVSADGTAKLWEDRDGKWSLQATFGDFGDGVVPTCLCVDQHDYTRILVGLSNGLVKLFQVDGAEEIQTFGEVGSQVNAILSHPTLPWIITGHEDGHLRFYDTKSSSPNHNLLAHPAPVTALALSPTSPMCILSASVDCSVRLWDLQRKTSLQDLTGHRQRSDEGVTDVASHPDLPIVASAGADGVVRVWGAG; encoded by the exons ATGCAACCCGTGCGACGAGAGTATGCGCAGAGCTATCCGCCCCGAGTGTACGGCGCTGGAGGTGGAGCTCAGCAACCACAACATCTAGGCGGTGGACAGCTCCAGAACGGCGGCATCACTctcggccccggcggctCGCCAGTCAACCATCAGCCGCAACTGCAACATGGCCCCGGCGGACAGGGCATGGTCGGCGGCCCCCAGTCGGCGGACGGCCAGTCGAATGCCGCAGTCCCGCCCCCAGAGATGAATCTCGCGAATGTGCTACACTACCTCCAGAGCGAGTGGAGGCGGTGGGAACGCGACCGCAACGAGTGGGAGattgagcgcgccgagatgAGG GCGCGTATAGCACTGCTCGAAGGACAACGCAGGTCGGCCGAGAACCTCAAGGTTGACCTGCTGCGGCGAGTCAAGATGCTCGAGTTTGCCTTGCGGCAGGAGAGGACAAAAGCGACTGGACGGCCAACGTCCGGCACCGCGGCCCTGCCGCCCTCTCGCTTGGCAGCCCTAAAGGACGAGGCAGATGCCAGTAGCAGCCGCGACGACAAAGAGGGCAGCGGAagcagcgagggcggcgacgacattGGTACGTGTACATTGGCAGCCATTGGTGGCAACGCTCATGCTTCTCCCTCAGAACGACCAAAGTCAAACGGCGTACACATGTCCAAACAGCCATCCCGGCCCATTCCCGACACTTCGGCTTGGAAGAACCTCAGTGGGCCCCCGCGTGACCCCAAAGCCCGGGCGCGTAGCCGCGAGTATCTCAAGCAATGTCTCCAGGAGATCACCTATCTCACATCGCCTGGCGCGTTGAACCCTCTCCCGCCTCGTGCtcctgttgttgtcgagggtggggcctcgtcgccgcctaATGGCGAAGCAGCCGGCAATGTCGATCGACCCACGAAGAATCTGCCTGAACAGCCAATTCCGTCCCCATATGCCCAGCCGTCTGCGgaagcagcaccagcagccgaGGATTCCCAGGCTACGTCTTCGACATCGCCACCGGCAGCACCATCGGCAGTGACAGCTACAACGGCTTttgccgccaccgccgctgtgGCTAGCGCTACTGTTGCCGTGTCGCTTGCAAATGGGTCTGACGAGCCCAAACCTAGCGCAGCTGTCAATGAGGAAACGCCTGCCCCGCCAGCTCCCTCCACCGACACCCCGGCCGACGCCCCTCCCTCATCCCCCGCTCCCCGAACGCTCCCCCTGCCTGAAGGGGCTGAGCCTCCGTCGGTCGACGGTGCCGCTGGGCTAGCCCCGGAGCCAAAGCAGACGCTGACGGCCATCTACAAGCCCGCCAGTAAAGCGGCCTGGCGTgaggagctgcgcgccgccaacgagGCTGCTTCTAAGGTCCCATGGCCACCTCGCAGAAGCAGTGACGAAGAGTCGCTCGCCAACATAACCCTGATTGAagaggaggtcaaggccgaggaggctgaAGGCAACTCTGATCGTATCTGGACTACCCGGCGAGCACTCAAGAGCCATCTTGACATTGTCCGCTCTGTTGCCCTTGCCAATGGACCGGATCTTGCCCTTGCaaccgtcggcgacgactgcACCGTCAAGGTCTGGTCCCTTGACGCGCCAAGCATCATGTCGTCGTCTTTgcggccgctcgccgccgagctcgaacCCGTTGCCACTTATCGTGGCCACACTGGGCCCGTCACGGCCGTCACCATTTCGTCGTCACTCGGTGTAATCTTCTCAGCATCAGCCGACTGCACTATCCGGTTGTGGAagctgccggcgcgcgaccacGACCCGTACGCTCCTTATGACCCGTCAACATCACTCCAGACACTCGAGGGGCATACCGACATTGTCTGGGACGTTTGTTTGTTGCCGCCCCGGACCGACAAGAGCACCGCCTCTAACGGTCCCCTCAAGCGCACCGCTGTGGAGAAGCAACTGATCAGTGTGtccgccgacggcaccgccAAGCTGTGGGAGGACCGCGACGGCAAGTGGAGTCTGCAGGCAACGTTTGGGGACtttggcgacggcgttgtCCCGACGTGCTTGTGCGTCGACCAGCACGACTATACGCGCATTCTGGTTGGCCTGTCCAACGGTCTCGTCAAGCTGTTCCaggttgacggcgccgaggaaaTTCAGACCTTTGGCGAGGTCGGCTCGCAGGTCAACGCCATCCTCAGCCACCCGACTCTTCCGTGGATCATTACTGGACACGAGGACGGTCATCTCCGTTTCTACGACACAAAATCTT CATCACCAAACCACAATCTTCTCGCCCACCCTGCCCCAGTTACCGCCCTCGCGCTGTCGCCTACATCGCCCATGTGCATCCTCAGTGCCAGTGTCGACTGCTCTGTCCGGCTGTGGGACTTGCAGCGCAAGACATCGCTGCAGGACCTCACGGGTCACCGGCAGCGGTccgacgagggcgtcacCGACGTCGCGAGCCACCCAGATCTGCCCATTGTGGCGAGCGCTGGCGCTGACGGCGTGGTGCGCGTCTGGGGTGCGGGATGA
- the STRN3_1 gene encoding Striatin-3, with product MQPVRREYAQSYPPRVYGAGGGAQQPQHLGGGQLQNGGITLGPGGSPVNHQPQLQHGPGGQGMVGGPQSADGQSNAAVPPPEMNLANVLHYLQSEWRRWERDRNEWEIERAEMRARIALLEGQRRSAENLKVDLLRRVKMLEFALRQERTKATGRPTSGTAALPPSRLAALKDEADASSSRDDKEGSGSSEGGDDIERPKSNGVHMSKQPSRPIPDTSAWKNLSGPPRDPKARARSREYLKQCLQEITYLTSPGALNPLPPRAPVVVEGGASSPPNGEAAGNVDRPTKNLPEQPIPSPYAQPSAEAAPAAEDSQATSSTSPPAAPSAVTATTAFAATAAVASATVAVSLANGSDEPKPSAAVNEETPAPPAPSTDTPADAPPSSPAPRTLPLPEGAEPPSVDGAAGLAPEPKQTLTAIYKPASKAAWREELRAANEAASKVPWPPRRSSDEESLANITLIEEEVKAEEAEGNSDRIWTTRRALKSHLDIVRSVALANGPDLALATVGDDCTVKVWSLDAPSIMSSSLRPLAAELEPVATYRGHTGPVTAVTISSSLGVIFSASADCTIRLWKLPARDHDPYAPYDPSTSLQTLEGHTDIVWDVCLLPPRTDKSTASNGPLKRTAVEKQLISVSADGTAKLWEDRDGKWSLQATFGDFGDGVVPTCLCVDQHDYTRILVGLSNGLVKLFQVDGAEEIQTFGEVGSQVNAILSHPTLPWIITGHEDGHLRFYDTKSSSPNHNLLAHPAPVTALALSPTSPMCILSASVDCSVRLWDLQRKTSLQDLTGHRQRSDEGVTDVASHPDLPIVASAGADGVVRVWGAG from the exons ATGCAACCCGTGCGACGAGAGTATGCGCAGAGCTATCCGCCCCGAGTGTACGGCGCTGGAGGTGGAGCTCAGCAACCACAACATCTAGGCGGTGGACAGCTCCAGAACGGCGGCATCACTctcggccccggcggctCGCCAGTCAACCATCAGCCGCAACTGCAACATGGCCCCGGCGGACAGGGCATGGTCGGCGGCCCCCAGTCGGCGGACGGCCAGTCGAATGCCGCAGTCCCGCCCCCAGAGATGAATCTCGCGAATGTGCTACACTACCTCCAGAGCGAGTGGAGGCGGTGGGAACGCGACCGCAACGAGTGGGAGattgagcgcgccgagatgAGG GCGCGTATAGCACTGCTCGAAGGACAACGCAGGTCGGCCGAGAACCTCAAGGTTGACCTGCTGCGGCGAGTCAAGATGCTCGAGTTTGCCTTGCGGCAGGAGAGGACAAAAGCGACTGGACGGCCAACGTCCGGCACCGCGGCCCTGCCGCCCTCTCGCTTGGCAGCCCTAAAGGACGAGGCAGATGCCAGTAGCAGCCGCGACGACAAAGAGGGCAGCGGAagcagcgagggcggcgacgacattG AACGACCAAAGTCAAACGGCGTACACATGTCCAAACAGCCATCCCGGCCCATTCCCGACACTTCGGCTTGGAAGAACCTCAGTGGGCCCCCGCGTGACCCCAAAGCCCGGGCGCGTAGCCGCGAGTATCTCAAGCAATGTCTCCAGGAGATCACCTATCTCACATCGCCTGGCGCGTTGAACCCTCTCCCGCCTCGTGCtcctgttgttgtcgagggtggggcctcgtcgccgcctaATGGCGAAGCAGCCGGCAATGTCGATCGACCCACGAAGAATCTGCCTGAACAGCCAATTCCGTCCCCATATGCCCAGCCGTCTGCGgaagcagcaccagcagccgaGGATTCCCAGGCTACGTCTTCGACATCGCCACCGGCAGCACCATCGGCAGTGACAGCTACAACGGCTTttgccgccaccgccgctgtgGCTAGCGCTACTGTTGCCGTGTCGCTTGCAAATGGGTCTGACGAGCCCAAACCTAGCGCAGCTGTCAATGAGGAAACGCCTGCCCCGCCAGCTCCCTCCACCGACACCCCGGCCGACGCCCCTCCCTCATCCCCCGCTCCCCGAACGCTCCCCCTGCCTGAAGGGGCTGAGCCTCCGTCGGTCGACGGTGCCGCTGGGCTAGCCCCGGAGCCAAAGCAGACGCTGACGGCCATCTACAAGCCCGCCAGTAAAGCGGCCTGGCGTgaggagctgcgcgccgccaacgagGCTGCTTCTAAGGTCCCATGGCCACCTCGCAGAAGCAGTGACGAAGAGTCGCTCGCCAACATAACCCTGATTGAagaggaggtcaaggccgaggaggctgaAGGCAACTCTGATCGTATCTGGACTACCCGGCGAGCACTCAAGAGCCATCTTGACATTGTCCGCTCTGTTGCCCTTGCCAATGGACCGGATCTTGCCCTTGCaaccgtcggcgacgactgcACCGTCAAGGTCTGGTCCCTTGACGCGCCAAGCATCATGTCGTCGTCTTTgcggccgctcgccgccgagctcgaacCCGTTGCCACTTATCGTGGCCACACTGGGCCCGTCACGGCCGTCACCATTTCGTCGTCACTCGGTGTAATCTTCTCAGCATCAGCCGACTGCACTATCCGGTTGTGGAagctgccggcgcgcgaccacGACCCGTACGCTCCTTATGACCCGTCAACATCACTCCAGACACTCGAGGGGCATACCGACATTGTCTGGGACGTTTGTTTGTTGCCGCCCCGGACCGACAAGAGCACCGCCTCTAACGGTCCCCTCAAGCGCACCGCTGTGGAGAAGCAACTGATCAGTGTGtccgccgacggcaccgccAAGCTGTGGGAGGACCGCGACGGCAAGTGGAGTCTGCAGGCAACGTTTGGGGACtttggcgacggcgttgtCCCGACGTGCTTGTGCGTCGACCAGCACGACTATACGCGCATTCTGGTTGGCCTGTCCAACGGTCTCGTCAAGCTGTTCCaggttgacggcgccgaggaaaTTCAGACCTTTGGCGAGGTCGGCTCGCAGGTCAACGCCATCCTCAGCCACCCGACTCTTCCGTGGATCATTACTGGACACGAGGACGGTCATCTCCGTTTCTACGACACAAAATCTT CATCACCAAACCACAATCTTCTCGCCCACCCTGCCCCAGTTACCGCCCTCGCGCTGTCGCCTACATCGCCCATGTGCATCCTCAGTGCCAGTGTCGACTGCTCTGTCCGGCTGTGGGACTTGCAGCGCAAGACATCGCTGCAGGACCTCACGGGTCACCGGCAGCGGTccgacgagggcgtcacCGACGTCGCGAGCCACCCAGATCTGCCCATTGTGGCGAGCGCTGGCGCTGACGGCGTGGTGCGCGTCTGGGGTGCGGGATGA
- the tpcI gene encoding Questin oxidase gives MSHVDDTMAPAQPRYPLLAPPAFAAGYPASTARPSSIFNFVGATPDATLTVRRVLEENNRAYDVYMRARFAHNHFSHSILSRYALGAPPALLQKTWEADRGVLVPLDPATEPDRDGPDISSTFPAAITTANWASKATLGKKPAYPLYLAFFHGEVARLGVVPTIETYLLSADANGGGDGSELLIRLVAGATHPFIHLGLGVEFGERLLVAEALASAALHDHRVNVGLFPHGWPQIGLPQSADGNATLLEIYAALVADPRLDPGPFDPELTYSEGMRASVAGERAGVIQRLVARWDLSDVGDAALPRHIEEVAWLATLIAGGTSKPGYPTRVDFFLMHVLTSSIFLPALLPPLGGNGRRIILQTYVLTILQIALARGRPKLYPAESMSWTATPAPKAPAPPRATDVIGDTASAAERSPWLAIVANSIVATDSHVPKSIRALLHYAQMYGATQAGAVPGANKIPGGEALDGSLFVRVAGRIMDVTGWVAAGERERRWDRSGLGWDEVWDMPDFERPIETAKTVE, from the exons ATGAgccacgtcgacgacacaATGGCCCCCGCGCAGCCCCGCTacccgctcctcgcgccgccggccttcGCGGCGGGGTAccccgcctcgacggcgcgcccaAGCTCAATCTTCAACTTtgtcggcgcgacgccagACGCGACGCTGAcggtgcggcgcgtgctcgaggagaacAACCGCGCATACGACGTGTACATGCGCGCGAGGT TCGCGCACAACCACTTCTCGCACTCGATCCTGTCGCGgtacgcgctcggcgcgccgcctgccctGCTCCAGAAGACGTGGGAGGCTGAtcgcggcgtgctcgtcccGCTGGACCCCGCGACCGAGCCGGACAGGGACGGGCCCGACATCTCGTCGACGTTCCCGGCCGCTATCACGACTGCCAACTGGGCGTCCAAGGCGACGCTGGGCAAGAAGCC CGCGTACCCTCTCTACCTGGCCTTCTTCcacggcgaggtggcgcgcctcggcgtcgtgcccaCCATCGAGACGTACCTGCTGTCagccgacgccaacggcggcggggacggctCCGAGCTCCTCATCCGGCTCGTGGCGGGCGCGACGCACCCGTTcatccacctcggcctcggcgtcgagtttggcgagcgcctgctcgtcgccgaggcgctcgcgtcggcggcgctccACGACCACCGGGTCAATGTCGGGCTGTTCCCCCACGGCTGGCCGCAGATCGGCCTGCCGCAGAGCGCAGACGGCAACGCGACCCTGCTCGAGATctacgccgcgctcgtggcTGACCCGCGCCTCGACCCGGGCCCATTCGACCCCGAGCTCACCTATTCAGAGGGCATGCGCGCGTCGgtggccggcgagcgcgccggtgTCATCCAGCGCCTCGTGGCCCGGTGGGACCTgtccgacgtcggcgacgccgcgctcccccGCCACATCGAGGAAGTCGCGTGGCTCGCGACGCTAATTGCCGGCGGCACCTCAAAGCCAGGCTACCCCACCCGCGTCGACTTCTTCCTC ATGCATGTCCTCACGTCGAGCATCTTCCTCCCGGCTCTGCTCCCCCCGTTGGGCGGCAACGGCCGGCGCATCATCCTGCAGACCTACGTCCTCACCATCCTCCAgatcgccctcgcgcgcggtcgCCCCAAGCTCTACCCCGCCGAGAGCATGTCGTGGACCGCGACCCCGGCACCCAAGGCCCCGGCGCCACCACGCGCGACCGACGTGATCGGCGAcacggccagcgcggccgagcgcagcCCGTGGCTCGCGATCGTGGCCAACTCGATCGTGGCGACCG ACTCGCACGTGCCAAAGTCGATCCGCGCACTGCTCCACTATGCGCAGATGTACGGCGCGACGCAGGCGGGCGCTGTGCCCGGCGCGAACAAGATCCCCGGCGGCGAAGCCCTCGACGGCAGCCTGTTTGTGCGCGTCGCTGGCCGCATCATGGATGTCACTGGCTGGGTGGCCGccggggagcgcgagcgccgctgGGACCGGTCGGGCCTGGGATGGGACGAAGTTTGGGATATGCCCGACTTTGAGCGCCCGATCGAGACGGCCAAGACTGTGGAGTAG